The Chanodichthys erythropterus isolate Z2021 chromosome 1, ASM2448905v1, whole genome shotgun sequence genome segment tttcaagcatttttgcatatttgaaccctttccagcagtgactgtaggattttgagatctgttttcatactgaggacaactgtTTGAACAAATTTGTAATCATTTGGTGCGAacgttcaaacattcactgatgctccagaaggaaacatgatgcattaagagtcggggtgtgaaaacttttgaacaggatgaagatgtcacaatttttcttattttgtttaaatatcattgtttttcatttagtactgcccttcggaaccaacagaagatacttgcatgtttcccggcagaaaaattaagtacaatttaccttgatatttaaattcaaaagttttcacccctcgtcTCTTAATgcgtcgtgtttccttctggagcatcagtgaatgtttgaacctttttttaatagttgtgtttgagtccctcagttgtcctcagcatgaaaagatgaatctcaaaatcctacagtcactgctggaaagggttcaaatatgcaaaaaatccttgaaaacggatgaatctgcaggagctggaggaattttctgaagaacagagctcagtttaactgctcagaacaaacaaaggactcatgaacaaccataacaaaacataaaaacagtcatagatcatccaggtaaccacacccagtattgagaatcaatggttcacatacttatcaatggggttattttaataaattcagctattgttttgtcttgtgaactaaatgcaaacatcttttatgtaaattatcatactcaggacagtactaaacaaaaaataacatgcatgctttatattttactaaaataattctcagtttcacagattctgcaaggggttcacatactttttcatgcatatatatatatatacatacaataaTGTTGTGCATGGTggaattttattatttacatggTTGTAGCTACATTACATAATGGAacattgcattattttttacatcAGTTTGATTGAATTTCTAATAACTATCTTAGCTACATTATATAATTAGGTATTAGACATTCAATCAAACCGATGTGATAATAGTTGTCCTTTGTcatatacagtagtggccaaaagtgatgtttgGCCTAGGAAAACTGACATCTTTACACTTTTTTCAAATGATTACAAATTTGTTAAAGGTTATGTAAGCACATTGTGTAGTGAGGCTTGaagtcaattgttttatttgcagACATAATAtgaaattataaacatgcaaaaacaagagacaaacaacaaaatattaataactaatAATGTTGCACTCAATGTATGCTATTCCAGTAAGCTTTTTGCTACtctattcattttttttgttgcacaAAATAAAAGCTGTAGCTGTAGTTTACCCCTTTTTTCCCAAATAATTTTAGTAGATAACCCAATTTGagtgttttttccccctcatatttaaaatatttaaaaatattaaaaaaaaatccccagaAAATGCATATGATGTAGAAGACTAAAATAGAAGTTCTCTGTGAATGATACCTGACACTGAGAATAGAGAGTAATGAAACAAACATTGAAAAAGTGGATGTTTGTCATAACCTCGACCTCAAAATTATAATCTGGGTTTATAGGAATGGCTGGATTATAAACTGCGTTGGAATCCTGAGAATTATGGTGGCATCACCTCTATCAGAGTCCCATCAGAAAGCATCTGGCTCCCAGACATTGTTCTATATGAGAAGTAAGTTTACGTGGCAGTCCTATACAATAATAATTCATCATTTTggaatattatcaatgttatccTATCCGCTTTTAGTGCTGATGGACGTTTTGAAGGCTCGATTATGACTAAAGCCATTGTGAGGTACAACGGCATGATCACTTGGACCCCCCCTGCCAGCTACAAGTCAGCCTGCACCATGGATGTGACGTTCTTCCCATTTGATCGCCAGAACTGCTCTATGAAGTTTGGCTCTTGGACATACGACGGAAACATGGTTGAACTAGTGCTCGTCAACCAGCAGGTGGACCGAAGCGACTTCTTTGATAACGGCGAATGGGAGATTCTCAGTGCAACTGGGGTCAGAGGAAGCCGACGAGACGGCCGCTTCTTCTACCCGTACATCACATATTCATTCATCCTGAAACGTCTTCCTCTCTTCTACACACTCTTCCTTATTTTTCCATGCTTGGGCTTGTCTTTCCTAACCGTGCTGGTCTTCTACCTTCCCTCCGATGAAGGGGAAAAAGTCTCCCTCTCCACCTCCGTCCTGGTGTCTCTCACCGTTTTCCTCCTCGTTATCGAGGAGATCATCCCTTCTTCCTCTAAGGTTATCCCACTGATTGGGGAGTACCTACTTTTTATCATGATCTTTGTCACTCTGTCCATCATCGTGACAGTGTTTGTCATCAACGTACACCACCGCTCCTCTGCTACTTACCACCCCATGTCTCCATGGGTGCGTACGCTGTTCCTCCAGCGACTGCCACATTTGCTCTGCATGAGGGGGAACAACGACCGCTACCACTACCCAGAGCTGGAGCCCCACAGCCCTGACCTGAAGCCCAGGAACAAGAAAGGCCCTGAAGGAGAAGGTCAAGCTCTGATTAATTTGCTGGAGCAAGCCACCAACTCGGTTCGCTACATCTCAAGTCACATTAAGAAGGAGCATTTTATTAGAGAGGTAAGGACTTAAGATGCCCTAAGATGAAGGTAAAGTAAATGTCTgcaaatattacagtttttctcaatcaCGTTGGCTCAGTTCTCAAatgaaacctttttttttctttcaaaacaatAAGTTCAGGTCTCTGAACAGTTAGTTTCTTGTTTTCATCAGATTTGTATTTCTTATTGATTTAAgccatttgcatgtgttttggcACAAGTGCAAAAGAGTAAGTACTTACCGTCTACAATTTGCACATCTAAATGCACATGGTTTGTTGATCAAAACTGATGAGTTGATTCTCAGTTAAACTGTCAAACTCTTCACAACttctaaacattattttattgtgtCACATGCAAAATGATGCATTCAGTTATCAAAATCTGTCAGACATGCAAGCATATTCCATAAATACCTATGACATGGCTGCTGAATTGGCAAATGGCCTGCCATTGTAATGAATTAGGAATAACAATCTTACCAATCAAGTTTGGAAGCATATAGTAGGCTATATGGAGTTTGCTCAGCACaatgacaaaaacactttttattttggTGGCATTGGCCAATTTACTGACACAATATCTAGGTTTTGAAACATGACCTAAATGTTTTGGGTGAGTAACTACATTTTGCTTGCAATAGAGTTCTGATGTTCCAGTGAACAGTTGTGACAATTGCACTTACAGTTTAGAGAACGTTATAATGTGCTTTGAAAAATGTGCCAAAGCGAATAAGaaatttttttatagaaataaagctATTTTTAGATATACCCTATAACGTTTAAGGTcagtaacaaacaaacaaataaataaatacttttattcagtaaggatgcattacattgatcaaaagtgacagtaaagacatttataatgtcttaaaagataaaagaaataaaagatttctattttaaataaaagctgttattttcagtaacactttattttagtaccgTAGTTACATGTACtcactatagtaataacagtaaattatgcataattatgagtaactaaccctaaaccgaaccctaaccctaacagtAACTATCTCGCGTTagcgtcagttctggcaggtcacgtcagtcaagcttgcatcagctgactcccaggtgacttgcgtctacctataggaatacgacGCCTATTATGGCATCTATATATAAGctcctcagtattatcagcagctattgcatttctcaggagcaaattaccctcctccatccccagctcctcctctcttcagtcaGAATTGGCCTTATTATTTCCCCTGAATCAGACTAATTCTCGAAAAATGTGTATGTTAAATCATGACATTTAATGATATCTGCATGTTGGTCCTGTTCTGTTTACCCTGGGGGGTTTATTGCTGCTgtccctgctcttatccatgctaggctgcatggatgcacagggagttcttgcccagaacagaaccataccgccaatacaaactctatgcattatctatcatatttgacgatagtggtcctgacagaactatagtaagtacatgtagttaattaaagcagaactaagtaacttttttttaccttcataaatagttttctaacgcctgtttcacactgcaagcGTAAGCGGCGCGTGAGCAGCGCGTATTTTTTTCGGCGCCCATGTTAACCAACGGATGCATTCACACAGGCAGCAGGAGCAGCGCGTAAGCGTAAAGCAGGAGCGTCGCGTGAGCATCAGTGAAGCGGAGGTTTCGGCGccgagtctatttttgctgcgctgctgacgctcaattaaagtgaaagcacacttttgatggacaaaataaatataatttcacacaaaaagtgttcaaaatgcacagaataagcatgtctaatgtgttttaacaagaattTGAGTATgacagaaaagaaaattaagaatCAAAAATAATTATACAAGATTTATccatttaaacttgtttttaatgattcagtttgggttaaagtatggtgtattataaaaaactaaagtaagctagccagaaaatatgatatataaacattattttagttattacacaGAGGCTGCAGCATACCCAAATCAAACCCGAGTTTGCTGGCTTTTTTCGCCGAGTTTGCCGTCTTGTAAACATGTGCACGCGGCAgatgatgtaaaacacaaagcttacctCATTCGTGTGCAGCAAtgttgcttatttatttatttttatttatttatgtatttacgTTTATATGAGTATGTTGTACACCTCCCcatgttaacaaactttcaagactatcaagtttataaatgaccaacttataaaaacaaatttatagctgtctttgtaaagaaatgctcaCTTTATATGTAGCTTCGAGCCGCTGCTGTGACGCTGTACAAACGCTTGCAGTGTGAATACTCGCgcgtctctgcagctgcagtgacggTGTAGTTACGCTCACGCGCTGCTCACGCGACGCTCACgcttgcagtgtgaaacaggcgtaaGTCCtaacgatggttaattgactcgtagtggtgtgtttgaggtgagcactaaccccctctggcacgtctacgccagaaaacagcacttgcaagttgagctgcgccgaccgacacaatctcgcctcatgttcacgttcacgcgagtgacaaaatgctttacggtaattcaaaaacaatgtatatattatgactttataagacaatttcgaaaattacccacctccatcaagatttcttgtactgtatttgcaaaactactgcgctggtgagcgttgtaatcgttgtagtccagagctgcgcttggagtatttatgacagtgtgattcactgaattaacctgtagggggagcttcgcaaatcttactgagttccgctttaatagtactcagtacttatttgagtaattacaatgtaactatggcactgtaaaataaagtttaaccttattttcaattttctattcatcaaagaatcctgaaaaaatgtatcatggtttccactaaaatacaaaacttctttcaaaaacataatcaAGCTTTTGAACAGTGTGGTGTataaatctaaatatatttatcatcaccaaaatatattttaaagatgcattttgcatttgctcaaaatgtatttttaaatcgAAAATTTTCTTGCCCCTTTAAGAACATTCTGTAATATTTTGCTGTTTGAaggtttaaataaaaatgtatttttagtttGATAAACTGCATtgaatattttgtatatttaccatatatttgaaatagattttggccagaatatatataatttttctatATAGTTTTGCATTAATAAATTTGTTGCTAAGGATAAAGACAGCACTAATTAAGTGTTATGATGACTATTATTTGATGATGAATATGCCAGTTCGGACAATTATGATGAAATGAATATAATGTAACAATTTAtaataaggtcccattagttaacattatgtaatgcattaactaacactaactaacaatgagcaatacatttgttacagtatttattaatctctGTTAAtgctaattaataataaaacaattgttcattgttagatCATGTTAGTTCAGGccccattaaataatattaacagatgcaatctttgattttaataatgtattagtaaatgctgaaatgaaCTTTAACTAAGATAAGTGAATATTCTTCGGCTCTTGCAGGTAGTACAGGACTGGAAGTTTGTGGCTCAGGTGCTGGACAGGATCTTTCTGTGGGCATTCCTCACTGTATCTGTGCTTGGCACCATCCTCATCTTTACACCTGCAGTGACAATGTTCCTGAGCACACCCCCACCTCCTTCTCCATGAGATGTCCAGAATTACAGTCAAATCCATCACATTTCAAAAGGGAATATTACTGTACTTCCAATATTACAGAGAGCACATATTACTATGTAGAAGTAATTTGCTCTTTCACTGCGTTAAATACTCCAATTTAGGATTAACAATATAAGATGACCAAAAAtgttaatcaaatgtaaaatatgcaGAGTAGCATCACCTGTCTTTAGTGATACAATATGTTTACAACTTTATTTTGTGAGAAACCTGTTGTTTATAGATAATTTAGTTATTCGTTCTTTTTATTTAcagacaacataaaaaaagtgaaaaaaaaaagttttttttttttttttttttgacctgtGCAGGGAAAAAAACCCCACAGAATCAGAAGACTGGTTTGTCCATCTTTGAGAAGACACACCTCTGTTTGGTCACACGGTCCTCTCTTGATTCTTAATAAACATTCTTCTCTTTGGCACACATTCCACAATTGAAGCACTCAAACTGAGGAGCACAAAACAATACAACATGGTTCAGTCAAAAACACTAATATGGAAGCAACTAAACACTACCTTTTTAACATGTGACCACACTTGTTTTTCTACCTTTTTTTATCTACAGTGGAACACAGTAATAGTTGCTTCTGGTAAATCAaaaattagtttcagttaaGTTATTATATGATAAGGGTCACCTTACCTTCCATAACAGGTAGAAAAGCAAAGCTAGCAACAGCAGTGCTGTCAGTATGCTGAGCAGAATGACCCACCATGGGACTCGACTGAGCAAAGCAGGCTTTCTTTCACGAAAAACAGTTAGCTTCACCTATATCAGTCAAACAAATACTGAGTGAGCTATAAATTGCAcagtttttttaatcattactACTAATACATCAAATAAAAATGGTTTATCTAATATGCTTAAGTACTAATCTGCATAACACGTAACCTTGGTATTGGATGGCTGAATCCCAATATTCCCCTGAGTCCCATTAAGTGTCAGAGATGCATCCAGTACAATATCCAAGTAGTTTAATGAGTTATACTCCTGTAAAAGAAGGAATCTTGTCAATAATCAACTAGTTATAATACATTTGTTGAGCTATGCTCACACAGTAAAACCCACCAAATTAACCTGTCACTTGAGGAAAGTGattgatgaaagcatgaacattTCAGACCTCTAACGAAAAACTATATCTTAATATTACATCTATAAACTTTactcagtaacactttacaataaggttcattagttaaacattagttaatgtattaactaacatgaactaaccatgagcaatacatttgttacagcatttactaatcttcgttaacgttagttaatgaaaatacagttgttcattgtttgttcatgttagttcacagtgcattaactaatgttaacaagattttaataatgtattagtaaatgttgaaattaagattaacaaagattaataaattctgttcattattagttcatgttaactaatgatgAAGTGTTACCCTTTACTCAAATACATTTGTTGCTAAAATTGAATTCACATAAAAACTAATTTACCTTGGacaaagttaaagggttagttcacccaaaaaaaaaaaaaaaattgtgtcattaattacttatcctcatgttgttccaaaatagtaagacattcgttcatcttcggaacacaagtgaagatctttttaatgaaatcagagctttctgtccctccattgacagtctacgcaactaccactttcaagccccagaaaggtagtaaagatgtcattaaagtaatccatatgaatccaGTGGTTTATCCAGTGCTtcgtttgtgcaaaaaaaataattttgcactttatttacaaatattaatcTCTGAGGAGCGTACACGCAACGTCTGATCTCTCGTCAACACAACACGCATTCGCCGTGATGCTTTCGATGCTTTTTgaaaagtggtagttgcgtaggctgtcaatggaaggacagaaagttctcagatttaattaaaaagatcttcatttgtgttccgaagattaactaaaatcttacgggtgtagaacgacatgaaggtgaataattaatgacagaattttcatttttgtgtgaacttacactttaattaaaaaaaaaaaatcttgttaattCTTGTGGCAGTAGCACACATGCATGTTACCATAACCTTCAAATATTGAGTAATTTTGCTGCATTAATTAACATAGATTGAGCAAGCAGCAATTTTTTTACACACATTACAAAACCAAATGAAATGCTGTAAGTCATTTGAATTCTCTTTCAGTTTGACTTCTATTTTCTACTGTGTAATTAAAATTCAGTAATATTTAAACTCAGTTAAATCTGTAAATTTCACTGTTAAttcttacagaaaaaaaatgacagcaAGTGTACCTCGAGAAAAGTATTGTTCCATAAGCGAGCATGAAGAACAACGCCTGAAGTGCTGTCCACCGCCTCAAGAGGGCACTTTATCTCCACACATTTCAAGTCTGCACAAGTCTAGGGTGGCAACATGAAAGATAGAGATACATTTGCAAGAACTCGACAAAAGTACCTTAAAAACCtttgataaatgttttaaagacCCAAGATACTTGTATATAACTAGTGATAGtagtgaaatgaaaataaagcacAAGTGTAAAGTGAAATTACCAGAGTTTTATACTTTCTTTTATTgccaaaaaatggaaaaaaatcagTAGTGGAGGCAAGAGCCTTCAGCTCTTGTTCACGCTCTAGTTCACGCCTTCCTCTGGACGACGCCTAAGAAGTGAGCAATATGCCAGAAGTCATATTAGTCTAAAGGATTTATCATTCATCAACACAGAGAGTTGCAAAGTAAAAACAATGGGAGCTGATGTTAATAATTGATAATTatttaactttatatctcatgcAAGAATTACCTTGATAAACCTGAGTGGGTTTATAGCTTCTGATGGTGTGCAGTGAATAATGTTCTTTCCTCGATCACTGATTTGCACAAGGTACAGGAGCCTTTTTCCCTCATTGGTTGCATTTGGCCACTGAATGTTCAGCACTGCAGAACCGAAGGACTT includes the following:
- the chrnb3b gene encoding neuronal acetylcholine receptor subunit beta-3b, whose translation is MTLAVIGLFTLFTSIIGTTPGREFVSLAEREDALLRDLFQGYQRWVRPVLHANHTVKVRFGLKISQLVDVDEKNQLMTTNVWLWEEWLDYKLRWNPENYGGITSIRVPSESIWLPDIVLYENADGRFEGSIMTKAIVRYNGMITWTPPASYKSACTMDVTFFPFDRQNCSMKFGSWTYDGNMVELVLVNQQVDRSDFFDNGEWEILSATGVRGSRRDGRFFYPYITYSFILKRLPLFYTLFLIFPCLGLSFLTVLVFYLPSDEGEKVSLSTSVLVSLTVFLLVIEEIIPSSSKVIPLIGEYLLFIMIFVTLSIIVTVFVINVHHRSSATYHPMSPWVRTLFLQRLPHLLCMRGNNDRYHYPELEPHSPDLKPRNKKGPEGEGQALINLLEQATNSVRYISSHIKKEHFIREVVQDWKFVAQVLDRIFLWAFLTVSVLGTILIFTPAVTMFLSTPPPPSP